A window of the Pyrodictium abyssi genome harbors these coding sequences:
- a CDS encoding cation:proton antiporter, with the protein MQETIHAAVLVGMLLLASKIGEEVAERLRLPGFIGSVLAGLVLSSAVTGIVTPKDLESASLLFMLGINFTLFLAGIEELSNPSLLVPRRQDLLATVLLLSGSMAATVLALWLLTGVTLRTMLGVGLIMSIISAGPLMKILLSKGALGERELAAMRVGLLVEIVSLVLFNTITQGFNVTKLVQSAAFVALVYMVGRHYLDNILVFIEKHMAVKEAPFAIVVSMVIMAGYIAEALGFNAAVTALLLGVFLSEYMELRPLYLERIRAFTYGFLEPLFFIGIGVHAARPSTTTLVISLALLVAASLPKILVASLEGFRGRERLIYLAKGGVDAALLLSLLQAGLLGYDMYTATLVAVVASTILSSLSFRVSERKPDALRLRLRDIDLDMDIIHVDESAEYAARIVSEKGAAVVVDEYMRPVGYVTAEDFVEADPQLLRRLPLRFFTRTEVPIAPAEKTLVEILSDVSLLHEPIIAVVNERGEVVGTITTKKLLSLLLRPSGKRKEHAPLEPHSTKGGSEAPAPQHPRGERRDSSGSSGSA; encoded by the coding sequence ATGCAGGAGACCATCCATGCCGCAGTACTTGTCGGAATGCTCCTCCTCGCCTCAAAGATAGGCGAGGAGGTCGCCGAGCGTCTACGCTTACCCGGGTTCATAGGCTCTGTGCTAGCCGGCCTTGTCCTTAGTAGTGCTGTAACTGGTATAGTGACGCCAAAGGATCTCGAATCGGCATCTCTCCTTTTTATGCTAGGTATTAACTTTACACTGTTCCTGGCAGGCATAGAGGAGCTTTCTAACCCATCGCTCCTCGTGCCCCGCCGCCAAGACCTCTTGGCCACTGTTCTTCTCCTTTCTGGCTCCATGGCTGCAACAGTCCTCGCCCTTTGGCTGCTGACCGGCGTGACTCTGAGAACTATGCTTGGTGTAGGACTCATAATGAGCATAATTAGCGCTGGTCCATTGATGAAGATTCTCTTGTCTAAGGGTGCTCTTGGAGAGCGCGAGCTAGCCGCAATGAGAGTCGGCTTGCTCGTTGAGATAGTTAGCCTAGTACTCTTTAACACTATTACACAAGGCTTCAACGTCACCAAGCTAGTCCAGTCGGCTGCATTTGTAGCCCTCGTCTACATGGTTGGTAGACATTATCTCGACAATATACTCGTATTTATAGAGAAGCATATGGCTGTAAAGGAGGCGCCATTCGCTATAGTGGTTTCAATGGTTATAATGGCGGGCTACATAGCCGAGGCTCTGGGCTTCAACGCTGCTGTTACAGCACTCCTATTGGGTGTCTTCCTCTCAGAGTATATGGAGCTACGTCCACTATATCTTGAGCGCATAAGGGCTTTCACCTATGGCTTCCTCGAGCCACTATTCTTCATAGGCATCGGTGTTCATGCAGCACGCCCGTCGACAACAACACTAGTAATATCCCTAGCTCTTCTTGTTGCAGCCTCATTGCCGAAGATACTGGTTGCATCGCTAGAAGGGTTCCGCGGGAGGGAGCGTCTCATATACCTGGCAAAGGGTGGTGTAGACGCCGCATTGCTACTCTCATTGCTTCAGGCAGGACTGTTAGGGTACGACATGTATACGGCCACCCTAGTGGCTGTAGTAGCGTCTACAATCCTGTCTTCACTGTCGTTCCGTGTGTCTGAGCGCAAGCCGGACGCACTTAGACTGAGACTACGTGATATAGATCTTGACATGGATATAATCCACGTAGATGAGAGCGCAGAGTATGCAGCCAGAATAGTCTCCGAGAAAGGTGCAGCCGTTGTTGTCGACGAGTACATGCGGCCCGTAGGCTATGTTACTGCGGAAGACTTTGTCGAAGCTGATCCGCAGCTCCTTCGCCGCCTACCGCTGCGCTTCTTCACGAGGACTGAGGTCCCTATAGCACCGGCGGAGAAGACCCTAGTAGAGATACTCTCTGATGTCTCGCTGCTCCACGAGCCGATAATAGCTGTGGTGAACGAGCGGGGAGAAGTAGTGGGCACTATAACTACTAAGAAGCTCTTGTCCTTATTGCTCCGCCCCTCCGGTAAGAGGAAGGAGCACGCGCCGCTTGAGCCTCATTCTACAAAGGGAGGCTCGGAAGCGCCGGCCCCACAACATCCCCGAGGAGAGCGCCGAGACTCCTCGGGTTCTAGTGGATCCGCCTAG
- a CDS encoding XTP/dITP diphosphatase, giving the protein MAARRVIYIATSNMHKVEEIRNVLQGCRYSVEPIDAPKLEIQGDLQKVALYAATVAYSITSKPVIVEDAGLFIEALKGFPGPYSAYVYKTIGIEGILRLMRGVDNRRAHFYSVIALAHSKGVTLFEGRCDGRIADEPRGTKGFGFDPIFVPEGSTRTFAEMDVEEKNRYSHRARAARALCNWLKENPHVL; this is encoded by the coding sequence ATGGCAGCAAGAAGAGTAATATACATAGCTACATCAAACATGCACAAGGTCGAGGAGATAAGGAATGTCCTCCAGGGCTGCAGATACAGTGTTGAACCAATAGATGCCCCCAAGCTCGAAATACAAGGGGATCTCCAGAAGGTAGCACTCTACGCAGCTACCGTAGCCTACAGTATAACCAGCAAACCCGTAATCGTTGAGGATGCTGGCCTCTTTATTGAGGCTCTCAAAGGGTTCCCAGGCCCCTACTCGGCCTACGTCTATAAGACGATAGGCATAGAAGGCATACTAAGGCTAATGCGTGGCGTCGACAACAGGCGGGCGCACTTCTACTCAGTGATAGCGCTAGCCCATAGTAAGGGTGTAACACTCTTTGAAGGACGATGTGATGGTAGGATAGCTGACGAGCCTCGCGGCACTAAGGGGTTTGGCTTTGACCCGATATTTGTGCCGGAAGGAAGTACTAGAACATTCGCTGAAATGGATGTAGAGGAGAAGAACCGGTACTCGCACCGTGCCCGTGCAGCAAGGGCTCTGTGCAACTGGTTAAAGGAGAACCCACACGTGCTCTAA
- the lig gene encoding DNA ligase, which produces MPMPFSILADTFEKLERVTARTQMLLYLVELFKKTPPDVIDKVVYFLQGKLWPDWKGLPELGVGEKLLIKAAAISLHVSEQQLEQLAKRLGDIGQAIEMVKAEKAKKAPAPGLLAFIKRQDSSTVGLTVEKVYDTLAKIAQAQGEGSREIKLKLLAGLLAEASPKEAKYIARFVEGKLRLGVGDATIMEALAVVYAGSASMRSIVERAYNLRADLGLVAKILATKGVDELKHIKPEVGIPIRPMLAERLNDAAEILRKLGGKALVEYKYDGERAQIHKKGDKIWIFSRRLENITYMYPDVVEMARKGIKANEAIVEGEIVAIDPETGELRPFQVLMHRRRKHDIHLVLSEIPVAVYLFDTIYVDGEDLTVKPLPKRHETLEKIIEPSERWQLAKGIVTDSPEELETFFLKAIEDGAEGVMAKAIHDRSIYQAGARGWLWIKYKRDYKSEMSDTVDLVVIGALYGKGRRGGKFGALLMAAYDPETDTFKSVCKVGSGFTDEDLERLDDILKPYIRDHKPARVDSQMKPDVWVEPALVAEIIGAELTLSPIHTCCYGWVRKGAGISIRFPRFIRWRPDKGPEDATTTKELYEMYLRQLRKVKEAT; this is translated from the coding sequence ATGCCTATGCCGTTCTCTATACTAGCTGATACGTTCGAGAAGCTTGAAAGAGTTACAGCACGTACCCAGATGCTCCTCTACCTTGTAGAACTATTCAAGAAAACTCCTCCAGATGTGATAGACAAGGTAGTCTACTTCCTGCAAGGCAAGCTGTGGCCAGACTGGAAGGGGCTACCGGAGCTCGGCGTGGGCGAGAAGCTCCTCATAAAGGCGGCAGCTATATCGCTGCATGTGTCGGAGCAGCAGCTGGAGCAGCTAGCTAAAAGACTGGGCGATATAGGTCAAGCCATAGAGATGGTTAAAGCCGAGAAAGCGAAGAAGGCGCCAGCACCAGGCCTCCTAGCATTCATTAAGAGACAGGACAGCTCCACCGTGGGCCTTACGGTAGAAAAAGTGTACGACACCCTAGCTAAGATCGCGCAGGCGCAGGGAGAAGGGAGCCGAGAGATAAAGCTGAAGCTGCTTGCAGGCCTCCTAGCGGAGGCTTCCCCGAAAGAAGCCAAGTACATTGCTAGGTTCGTCGAGGGTAAGCTAAGGCTCGGTGTAGGAGACGCCACGATAATGGAAGCCCTAGCGGTAGTCTATGCTGGCAGTGCCTCTATGAGGAGCATAGTCGAGAGGGCATACAACCTTCGCGCCGATCTAGGCCTAGTGGCTAAGATACTGGCTACAAAGGGTGTGGATGAGCTCAAACACATAAAGCCCGAGGTAGGCATACCCATTAGGCCCATGCTGGCAGAGAGGCTCAATGATGCGGCGGAGATACTCCGCAAACTGGGTGGAAAAGCACTAGTAGAGTACAAGTATGACGGTGAACGCGCGCAGATACACAAGAAAGGAGATAAGATATGGATATTCTCGCGGCGGCTAGAGAACATAACCTACATGTATCCCGATGTAGTGGAGATGGCTAGGAAGGGTATAAAGGCAAACGAGGCTATAGTAGAAGGCGAGATAGTAGCAATAGACCCGGAGACTGGCGAACTAAGGCCATTCCAGGTGCTGATGCATCGGAGGCGCAAACACGATATCCACCTAGTCCTCTCCGAGATACCAGTAGCAGTATACCTATTCGACACAATATACGTAGACGGCGAAGACCTCACAGTAAAGCCCCTACCCAAGAGGCACGAGACGCTCGAAAAGATAATAGAACCAAGCGAGAGATGGCAGCTAGCGAAAGGCATAGTTACCGATAGCCCTGAGGAACTCGAGACATTCTTCCTCAAAGCCATAGAGGATGGCGCCGAAGGCGTCATGGCTAAGGCTATACATGACCGTAGCATATACCAGGCAGGGGCACGTGGCTGGCTATGGATAAAGTACAAGCGTGACTACAAGTCAGAGATGAGCGACACCGTAGACCTTGTAGTCATCGGCGCGCTCTACGGAAAGGGGAGACGCGGCGGCAAATTCGGCGCACTGCTCATGGCGGCATACGACCCCGAGACAGACACATTCAAGAGCGTATGCAAGGTGGGCAGCGGCTTCACAGACGAAGACCTAGAGCGTCTAGATGACATCCTCAAGCCATACATACGCGACCACAAGCCAGCACGTGTTGACAGCCAGATGAAGCCAGACGTCTGGGTCGAGCCAGCACTAGTAGCAGAGATAATCGGCGCCGAGCTAACGCTGAGCCCTATACACACCTGCTGCTACGGCTGGGTCAGAAAAGGAGCAGGCATATCCATAAGGTTCCCACGGTTCATAAGATGGCGGCCCGACAAAGGGCCAGAGGACGCTACAACGACTAAAGAGCTGTACGAGATGTACCTAAGGCAGCTGAGGAAAGTCAAAGAAGCGACATAA
- a CDS encoding SPOUT family RNA methylase: MVGRDCRLLLVKTVLGMERVAASYIAEIDPGARIEPLPRGFKGLVLVEASRDKYEVAREIEAKVPEAEKVIVAEACTEAEPAKIAEAAAALAPEFISSNETFAVRTVRRGRHNFTSIDVNVVVGDAVRRATGAQVNLRYPDKVVAVEIIQDLALIAFYPGSREWRKMRPGKYPLYKLFRRFSIAQMPYLGPLDACRTMGVRIGREVQNFEVGELVVSPIGLVDARQLSVFLEGVFEGIESRYQIQRKSYGRDVRQVPVYVQDLYQLVRGRYNEPIIVFEPEGDPASRRAKDILEIVKRSRRVTLLFGSREGIPEGIYRFADLVLDIAPGITLSTEYAAASALIAIGSIIHDMLALDQDSDSNSETSNERDSKGD; encoded by the coding sequence TTGGTAGGCCGGGATTGTAGACTATTGCTGGTCAAGACAGTCCTAGGCATGGAGCGGGTTGCTGCCAGCTATATAGCCGAAATCGACCCCGGTGCCCGTATAGAGCCGCTGCCAAGAGGGTTCAAGGGCCTAGTACTTGTCGAGGCTTCCAGGGACAAGTACGAGGTAGCCAGAGAGATAGAAGCAAAGGTGCCAGAGGCAGAGAAGGTCATAGTAGCTGAGGCATGCACCGAAGCAGAGCCGGCTAAAATAGCCGAGGCTGCCGCAGCACTAGCGCCAGAGTTCATCTCGAGCAACGAGACTTTTGCGGTCCGTACAGTGAGGCGTGGACGGCACAACTTTACAAGCATAGACGTGAACGTGGTGGTCGGCGATGCTGTTAGACGAGCTACCGGTGCCCAGGTGAACCTCCGGTACCCCGACAAGGTAGTAGCTGTGGAAATCATACAGGACCTAGCGCTCATAGCGTTCTATCCCGGGTCGCGTGAATGGCGCAAAATGAGGCCCGGTAAGTATCCCCTGTACAAGCTCTTCCGGCGCTTCTCGATAGCCCAGATGCCCTACTTAGGCCCTCTCGATGCCTGCAGAACTATGGGGGTTAGGATAGGCAGAGAGGTGCAGAACTTCGAAGTAGGAGAACTAGTCGTCTCGCCGATAGGCCTTGTAGATGCGCGCCAGCTCAGCGTGTTCCTAGAAGGGGTGTTCGAGGGTATAGAGTCCCGGTACCAGATACAGCGCAAAAGCTATGGCAGGGATGTGCGCCAGGTACCAGTCTATGTGCAAGACCTCTATCAGCTCGTGAGAGGCCGCTACAATGAACCGATAATAGTGTTCGAGCCCGAGGGAGACCCCGCCTCTAGGCGGGCAAAAGACATACTCGAGATAGTGAAGCGCAGCAGGAGGGTTACACTGCTCTTTGGCTCTAGAGAGGGGATCCCAGAGGGCATATACCGGTTTGCAGACCTAGTCCTCGACATTGCTCCGGGAATAACGCTGTCCACAGAGTATGCGGCAGCTTCCGCGCTCATAGCGATAGGCAGTATAATACACGATATGCTGGCGCTAGACCAGGATAGCGATAGCAATAGCGAGACCAGTAATGAGAGGGATAGCAAGGGAGACTAG
- a CDS encoding PLP-dependent aminotransferase family protein has product MDYSKFFSEYVNAIKASDIRELLKIVEKGNVISLAGGLPDPRSFPKEEIARIAMEVIERFGEKALQYSPTRGVSYFLEALKNFSKRHGIAVNDEDGIITTVGSQQALYILGRALLNPGDYVVTEEPTYLGMLQAFRGVGVRYLTVPIDEDGMRTDKLEEVLKKAKSEGLRIKMIYTVPTCHNPAGTTLPMDRRRHLLELAEEYDLLVVEDDPYSFIAFEERDVKPLKTLDRSGRVIYMSTVSKILAPGLRLGWAIGPDPLISKMELVKQEIDLHTSTLSQYIAAEAMNRGIIDKHIPFIKRLYREKRDAMLAALEEYMPEGVKWTKPIGGLFVWVWLPEGINSRKLLQKAIEKGVVFVPGDSFYPSGGGENTMRLNFSYPSPEEIREGVRRIAEAIKEYKAG; this is encoded by the coding sequence GTGGACTACTCTAAGTTCTTCTCGGAATACGTGAACGCGATAAAGGCCTCCGATATACGCGAGCTACTAAAGATAGTAGAGAAGGGTAACGTGATAAGCCTAGCTGGAGGCCTACCAGACCCCCGTAGCTTCCCTAAGGAGGAGATAGCGAGGATAGCCATGGAGGTAATAGAGAGGTTTGGTGAGAAAGCTCTCCAGTACAGCCCGACACGTGGTGTATCCTACTTCCTCGAGGCGTTGAAGAACTTCTCGAAGAGGCACGGGATTGCCGTAAACGATGAAGACGGGATAATAACCACTGTTGGTAGCCAGCAGGCTCTCTACATCCTCGGCAGAGCACTGCTTAACCCCGGGGACTACGTGGTCACGGAGGAACCCACTTACCTCGGGATGCTCCAGGCTTTCCGGGGTGTAGGGGTACGCTACCTAACCGTACCCATAGACGAGGATGGTATGCGTACCGATAAGCTCGAAGAGGTGCTCAAAAAGGCAAAGAGCGAGGGACTGAGGATCAAGATGATATACACTGTGCCGACGTGCCATAACCCGGCCGGCACGACGCTCCCAATGGATAGGCGAAGACACCTACTAGAACTAGCAGAGGAATACGACCTGCTAGTGGTCGAGGACGACCCCTATAGCTTCATAGCCTTCGAGGAGCGCGACGTGAAGCCGCTAAAGACCCTAGACCGTAGCGGCAGGGTCATCTACATGAGCACTGTGAGCAAGATACTGGCCCCAGGGCTGCGGCTAGGCTGGGCTATAGGCCCAGACCCGCTCATATCCAAGATGGAGCTAGTAAAGCAGGAGATAGACCTACACACGTCGACACTAAGCCAGTACATAGCCGCCGAGGCCATGAACCGCGGGATAATAGACAAGCACATACCCTTCATAAAGAGGCTCTACCGTGAGAAGCGCGACGCGATGCTGGCGGCGCTCGAGGAGTACATGCCCGAGGGCGTGAAGTGGACGAAGCCGATAGGCGGGCTATTCGTCTGGGTATGGCTCCCCGAAGGCATTAACAGCCGTAAGCTGCTACAGAAGGCTATAGAGAAGGGAGTAGTGTTCGTTCCCGGAGACTCGTTCTACCCCAGCGGCGGCGGGGAGAACACAATGCGGCTGAACTTCAGCTACCCGAGCCCGGAGGAGATACGGGAAGGAGTACGCCGCATAGCCGAGGCAATAAAGGAGTACAAAGCAGGCTAA
- a CDS encoding 30S ribosomal protein S15 has product MAGKRRKKGRSHSTRPASPTVPKWVQYDPEEIEEIIVDLARKGYGPSMIGIILRDQFGIPLVKPILGKTIVEVLEEHGIKMVVPEDLFRLIEKAVNLRRHLEEHPKDTHAKKGLLDLESKIRRLAEYYKRVGKLPKDWRYDPQRAKLLVAGGLYQEQ; this is encoded by the coding sequence GTGGCAGGTAAGAGGAGAAAGAAGGGTAGGTCACACTCGACAAGACCGGCTAGCCCTACAGTCCCTAAGTGGGTCCAGTACGACCCAGAGGAGATAGAGGAGATAATAGTAGACCTAGCGAGGAAGGGCTACGGCCCTAGCATGATAGGCATAATACTGAGGGACCAGTTCGGCATCCCACTAGTCAAGCCGATACTAGGCAAGACTATAGTAGAGGTCCTGGAAGAGCATGGTATAAAGATGGTTGTGCCAGAGGACCTCTTCCGCCTCATAGAGAAGGCTGTGAACCTCCGCCGCCACCTAGAGGAGCACCCGAAGGACACCCACGCCAAGAAGGGTCTACTAGACCTCGAGTCGAAGATACGCAGGCTCGCTGAGTACTACAAGAGGGTAGGTAAGCTGCCAAAGGACTGGCGCTACGACCCACAGCGCGCAAAGCTACTAGTAGCAGGCGGTCTATACCAGGAGCAGTAA
- a CDS encoding Kae1-associated kinase Bud32, whose product MALEGLEELGKPHYKGAEAYLYVIEWLGRKAVLKLRIPKHYRHPLLDRRLRWRRTVNEARAVLAAIMAGVNAPAIYYVDPVAGAIVMEYIDAVSLYEVIEKKPEAAVQYARRLGEAVGTLHARGISHGDLTTSNVLTRGGDVYLIDFGLASLKSSEREQAVDVHLYLRSLESTHPDHVDTMLEAFLEGYMSVRGGAVTEKIMQLVREIRLMGRYKEERRTAWQQEE is encoded by the coding sequence GTGGCGCTAGAGGGTCTGGAAGAGCTGGGGAAGCCTCACTACAAGGGTGCAGAGGCGTACCTGTACGTAATAGAGTGGCTTGGCCGTAAGGCTGTACTGAAGCTACGTATACCAAAACACTATCGCCACCCACTGCTGGACAGGAGGCTTCGATGGCGTCGTACAGTCAACGAGGCGAGAGCCGTCCTAGCCGCTATCATGGCTGGTGTAAACGCCCCAGCGATATACTATGTGGACCCCGTGGCCGGCGCAATAGTCATGGAGTATATCGACGCGGTTAGCCTCTACGAGGTCATAGAGAAGAAGCCGGAGGCAGCAGTGCAATATGCACGTAGACTCGGCGAGGCTGTGGGTACCCTGCACGCCAGAGGAATAAGTCATGGAGACCTGACGACGAGTAACGTGCTCACCAGGGGCGGCGACGTCTACCTGATAGACTTTGGGCTAGCATCCTTAAAGAGTAGTGAACGCGAGCAGGCAGTGGATGTGCATCTCTACCTGCGTAGCCTCGAATCAACGCACCCAGATCACGTCGATACAATGCTTGAGGCGTTCCTAGAGGGCTACATGTCTGTCCGCGGGGGAGCAGTGACAGAGAAGATTATGCAGCTTGTCCGTGAGATAAGGCTTATGGGTAGATACAAGGAGGAGAGGAGGACGGCATGGCAGCAAGAAGAGTAA
- a CDS encoding KaiC domain-containing protein, giving the protein MAIERVKTGIPGLDEILYGGIPRRNVVLLSGGPGTGKTIMSQQYLWNGLQMGEPGVYVALEEHPVQVRINMSQFGWDVRPYEREGVFAIVDAFTGGIGEAAKRERYVVRDPSDVGLLIDVLKEAIRDTGAQRVVIDSVSTLYLTKPSVARSVVMMLKRVLSGLGTTSFLVSQVSVTERGFGGPGVEHAADGIIRLDLDEIDGELKRSILIWKMRGTKHSMRRHPFEITDKGIVIHHNKVLRVTRGGVVEQSLS; this is encoded by the coding sequence ATGGCCATAGAGCGTGTCAAGACGGGGATACCGGGTCTTGATGAGATACTCTATGGGGGTATACCGCGGAGGAACGTGGTGCTCCTCAGCGGTGGCCCTGGCACGGGTAAGACCATAATGAGCCAGCAGTACCTCTGGAACGGCCTACAGATGGGCGAGCCGGGCGTCTATGTGGCCCTAGAGGAGCACCCTGTGCAAGTGAGGATAAACATGAGCCAGTTCGGCTGGGATGTGAGGCCATACGAGCGGGAGGGCGTCTTCGCGATAGTAGACGCGTTCACTGGAGGCATAGGCGAGGCCGCGAAGAGAGAACGCTACGTCGTACGCGACCCATCCGACGTGGGCCTGCTTATAGACGTTCTCAAGGAGGCGATAAGGGATACCGGGGCACAGCGCGTGGTAATAGACTCAGTGTCTACACTCTACCTCACGAAGCCGAGCGTGGCGCGAAGCGTAGTCATGATGCTCAAGCGCGTCCTCAGCGGCCTTGGGACTACAAGCTTCCTAGTGAGCCAGGTATCTGTCACAGAGAGGGGCTTTGGAGGCCCTGGCGTAGAGCACGCAGCAGACGGCATCATAAGGCTTGACCTCGACGAGATAGACGGAGAGCTGAAGAGAAGCATACTGATATGGAAGATGAGGGGCACCAAGCACAGCATGAGGCGCCACCCATTCGAAATAACCGACAAGGGGATAGTAATACATCACAACAAGGTGCTAAGAGTCACTAGGGGAGGAGTAGTAGAGCAAAGCCTCAGCTAA
- a CDS encoding metallophosphoesterase → MRILIVSDMHGSLGKVKRLASIRRELTVVAGDISRCGSIEEAKAVLGELARQSPVAWIPGNCDSPELVRVSIANAECIHMKVYRFKELVLAGVGGSIYTPFGTPFEYSEEEYSGMLAELKEEIKKNSNGGKVVLVSHTPPYMSGLDRVRGGAYVGSPSLRKLIAEARPLLVATGHIHEAWGVASVEGVLAVNPGPLEAGKYAIVDIDPAENMVRVRLARLTESPAADEL, encoded by the coding sequence ATGCGTATACTCATAGTATCCGACATGCATGGTTCTCTGGGAAAGGTTAAGCGCCTTGCAAGCATAAGGAGGGAGCTGACAGTAGTGGCAGGCGATATATCCAGGTGCGGGTCCATAGAGGAGGCTAAAGCAGTGCTCGGAGAGCTTGCACGACAGTCCCCCGTAGCATGGATACCAGGCAACTGTGACAGCCCTGAACTAGTCAGAGTAAGCATAGCCAACGCCGAGTGCATACACATGAAAGTCTACAGATTCAAGGAACTAGTGCTAGCCGGCGTAGGTGGCTCAATATACACCCCGTTTGGTACCCCATTCGAGTACAGCGAGGAAGAGTACAGCGGGATGCTAGCAGAGCTAAAAGAAGAGATAAAGAAGAACAGCAATGGTGGTAAGGTAGTACTGGTATCGCATACACCTCCATACATGAGTGGGCTAGACCGCGTAAGGGGCGGCGCATACGTCGGCAGCCCAAGCCTCCGCAAGCTCATTGCCGAGGCGCGTCCACTCCTAGTAGCTACCGGGCACATACACGAAGCATGGGGAGTTGCGAGCGTCGAGGGCGTACTAGCCGTAAACCCTGGCCCGCTCGAAGCCGGGAAATACGCCATAGTAGACATTGATCCAGCCGAGAACATGGTGCGTGTACGTCTCGCAAGGCTCACAGAGAGTCCTGCGGCTGATGAACTCTAG
- a CDS encoding 30S ribosomal protein S3ae: MSRRPGGTRDKWRLKKWYEVIAPPVFGNVSLGTTPADDPRKLIGRVMETTLYDITGDFSLVHVHLFFQITDVDEENLKAFTRFKGHELARDYMKSLIRRKSSKVQGIYNVVTKDGYGLRITGVVLTTYRCKTSQKRAIRKIMGEIITKRAAEMTLDELVKAMLFGQLANEIFEEAKKIYPLRKVEIYKSKLLTVPGPDGKPQPAVVVSPLMFEIR; encoded by the coding sequence ATGAGCCGCAGACCCGGCGGAACTAGGGATAAGTGGCGTCTCAAGAAGTGGTACGAGGTAATAGCACCACCAGTATTCGGTAACGTAAGCCTCGGCACGACCCCGGCCGACGACCCGCGCAAGCTAATCGGCAGAGTAATGGAGACAACACTGTACGACATAACAGGCGACTTCTCGCTCGTGCATGTGCACCTATTCTTCCAGATAACAGACGTGGACGAGGAGAACCTCAAAGCATTCACAAGATTCAAGGGGCACGAGCTAGCACGCGACTACATGAAGAGCCTTATAAGGAGAAAGAGCAGCAAGGTCCAGGGTATATACAATGTAGTAACCAAGGATGGTTACGGCCTCAGGATAACCGGTGTAGTCCTAACAACCTATAGGTGCAAGACAAGCCAGAAGAGGGCTATAAGGAAGATAATGGGCGAGATAATAACTAAGCGCGCTGCTGAGATGACGCTAGACGAGCTCGTAAAGGCTATGCTCTTCGGGCAGCTAGCAAACGAGATATTCGAGGAAGCGAAGAAGATCTACCCGCTACGTAAGGTAGAGATCTACAAGTCGAAGCTGCTGACAGTGCCAGGTCCAGACGGCAAGCCGCAGCCAGCGGTTGTAGTGTCCCCACTAATGTTTGAGATACGCTAA
- a CDS encoding DUF2299 domain-containing protein — protein MSHDTKDKITTWLADAGFVVAPFDSPLPSNAEWGLAVATPPPMQVRMRILGLKRGGIVVGMGVNFSDKHREELNRLPVEERVKFSAMLLDRVLSICPHCRIALHGGIASPTAVVAEILLFDEEITKQRLIDDAARLVNVFLIVNALLWEKFPHTIAPSRQQHSSSFI, from the coding sequence ATGTCTCATGATACGAAGGATAAGATAACCACGTGGCTCGCTGACGCGGGCTTCGTAGTGGCTCCCTTCGACTCGCCACTACCGTCTAACGCTGAGTGGGGCCTCGCAGTGGCTACACCGCCTCCAATGCAGGTTAGGATGAGAATACTGGGGCTAAAGAGAGGCGGCATCGTGGTTGGCATGGGCGTGAACTTCTCGGATAAGCATAGAGAGGAGCTTAACCGGCTGCCCGTGGAGGAGCGGGTTAAGTTCTCGGCCATGCTGCTTGATAGAGTTCTGTCTATTTGCCCACATTGCCGCATAGCTCTACACGGCGGTATTGCCTCCCCTACAGCTGTAGTTGCCGAGATTCTGCTATTCGACGAGGAGATTACAAAACAGAGGCTTATAGACGATGCTGCTAGGCTCGTGAACGTGTTCCTCATAGTAAACGCGCTGCTGTGGGAGAAGTTCCCGCACACTATAGCCCCGTCTAGACAGCAGCACAGCTCCTCATTCATCTAG
- a CDS encoding KEOPS complex subunit Pcc1, which translates to MESFVSGVSRRVAISVSLRVHGVGKDTARALAAAVRPDNRTAPSWMSITERVDGDDLVIEVVAEVEGARRIGSIRNTVDEILEYLYSLLKSIEETTKTLKQPGDTHGGTGAVGNEPQTRRN; encoded by the coding sequence TTGGAGAGCTTCGTCTCGGGTGTCAGCCGTAGAGTAGCGATAAGTGTCAGCCTACGGGTACACGGGGTAGGCAAGGACACGGCAAGAGCACTGGCAGCTGCAGTACGCCCTGATAACAGGACAGCACCAAGCTGGATGAGCATAACTGAGCGTGTAGACGGAGACGATCTCGTTATAGAAGTTGTAGCGGAGGTTGAGGGCGCAAGGAGAATAGGCTCAATACGCAATACTGTGGACGAGATACTGGAGTATCTCTACTCCCTTCTCAAAAGCATAGAGGAGACTACTAAGACTTTAAAGCAGCCCGGAGACACGCACGGCGGTACCGGGGCAGTGGGTAATGAGCCGCAGACCCGGCGGAACTAG